The Zymoseptoria tritici IPO323 chromosome 4, whole genome shotgun sequence genome includes the window tcctcctccccctttCTTCGCCAGAAGGTAGGGATCATACGGGCTCAACCTGGCTCAAACGAGATTAAAAGGCCTCAGTAGGGGTGTATGTGCCGCTGAGGCAGGGGATCAGATGCGGATTGTCGGCATTCGACGGAGGCATGCCATGTGATCTGCACGGCGTGATGTCGATCAAGGCGAGGAACCCCAGACGAGGACTTGCATCGAGATTTTGACGGGCAAGGATCGATGGAGTTACAGCATGACGCATCGGAGTAGCCGCCGTTCCAGCCTTGTCTAAGGTTACGTGGCCTGTTAACAAGGAAGCAGACCAATCGAGTGATTCGAGCCCTTGGTATAGTTCTACCCTTGACATTGCAAAGAGCGGTGGCTACTCCGATGCGTTCACACGCTATGTTCTAATGCTCAAATGAAATTCGGAGTAGACTTACCTCGTATCATCAGCACGTGGGGATTTGCCAGAACAGGGATCGAGAACCTCAACCTTGACACCCGGCCATTCTATTGTTCTCGGGCCAGCTTTCATGGGTGGTTTGACCAATGCGTTCCTCACGAGCCGCGGCTCACGCTACGCAGGAGCACGCCTGTCGGGTCGACGAATTAGTGTCTTTGCTGCCTCTATAAAGTAAGCCTTCGCAGCCATCTTTCCTCTTCCCTTTCATCACACCGGCCCTTCTTCAAGACTGTTTCGGCTACCCCGAACGCCCCTCCAGACTCTATCGACCACTTCCCTCCTACGCGACCGACTATGAAGCTCATATATCTTCTcatcgcctccttcgctactGCTACGTATGCCTGCGCAGCCTTCAATGTTTGCATTTGCCGCGACAACAACTCCGGCAAAAAATGCACCTGCGAATCCGATGATTATAACAAGTGTGCCTGCCCCGATGGCAAAACCGTCGTCGGCTGCAAATTTTGGCCTTACCACGCTTGCCATGGATGCCCCTAGGAAGCAGGCTCTGGCTGAGTCGACGCGACTTTACACTTGCATTTCCGCAAAACGCAGTAGGTCTACCCTGATCCCATCTCGACAGAACGACAGAGTGTCCTTTGACGTTTCCTCTGCAAAGTTTCCGGAATTGTTCACAGACAATCGTACCGACCGTCGCTCCACCAGGCTCGTGCACCCCACTCGCTGCGCCAGCAGTAGCCTCACCGACCATCGCATCGACTTCAATCGCACCGACTTCCATCGCACCGACTTCCATCGCACCGTCAAtcgctccaccacctcgtTCTTCACCATCGATCATGTCCACGCTGTCGCTTCGGCCACCTGTCCTGCTCTCGATTGCTCGACCTGTACCGGTCGTATCGATCCAGTTCCTTCTTGGGCGTGTtttcctcctgctcctcgacAAGTACCATGTCCGTTGTATATAGCAACAATACCACGAGGACGTGGTGAATGGAGGAGGGGCCATGTGTAACGGCCCAGCTTGATTGCTGCCTCAGCTCTTTAATATAAAGGACCTTTTTCCTTGGACTCTATCGAACTTCTTCAGTCTTGAACGTGTCTCTTATTCGGGCCGTATTTGTGGTATCGCGCAAACCGTGTTGGCGAATAGCATTCCGGTCACGGAGATGGACGGACTCGAACGTGAGATGATCAACATGTCGCTGCTTCTCGCCACGCTTCCCGAAGAGTCATATCGTGCCATCATTCATCACTTGAATTTGTCATTGGTCCACGCACTCTTCTCGACCGATCACGACTTGCAGACGCGGTCGCGCTCCGCGTGAGGCAACACGAAAGTATCGACTGGAGTCGTTCGTTCTCGATTACTTCAGGCACCCATGAAATCGCCGGACTCTCGCTGCCGCTTTTCGCCGTTGGTGTCGTTGCTCCCAGACCTCCGTGCTAGGAAGAACTGCCGGTGAATCGTACGGTACCTAAGTTGTGGCCGCCGGCCTTGGTTCTGTTGTTATCGTCAGAGACACGGAGGAAGTTGGAGACTTCGTCGGGCAGTCTCAGCGTTAAGCCAGGATCCAGGATATTCCTCTCCTTATCACGCCTGAAGCTAGGTTCTCCGCACCTTGCGTCATTGGACTGGCAAGTCAACGTGTCTTTGTGACGGCTTTTGGGCGCTGCTTCTCCCGAACACACCCACCCAACTCACCATCTCTCCTACGTTGCAAAGCGAACCGTACAGCAGCACACCTTCCCTCAGCCAACGCAACTTCCGCTCAAAGCATGGAGATCAATGGAAACAAACCTGCGAGCCTTGATACGCTTCCCGAAGAACTGTGTTGCGAAATTGTTGGGCATCTGAACATGCCATCGATCATCGCACTTTCCCAAACGAGCAATTTCTTTCGTCGAGTCGCAAACCCGCGGGACAGCACTCGCAGAACTCTGCTTGAGAGCTTTTTGCGCGAAGCACAAGGATTCAAACGTTGGCAAGGGAAAGGCTTAGCTTGTTTCTCGTGTCAGAAAGTACTGCACGAGGAACAGTTTGCCACGCCTCATACGAGAGGACCCCGCGGACGATTTGGATTTCGTCAACACAAGCGATTTTGCATGGCATGTGGACTCAACAACGGCTTGTACTCGCCTGGGAGTCAGGTCACAACGATGACAACACCTGGTGATTGCTCCCACAGGAAGTGCCGTCAGTGTGGGCGACTTCGTGGAACCGCTTGTTGGAGATGCTCGTTCTGCGACGAATGTGCTCAACTGCAGCAGGGTCAGACCTTGGGATACTCTAGAGAGAACTGCTACAGGGACTTCGGACATATGAACCCGTACGCCGAGGATGATAACTCGGACGCAGCAAATCGATATCGAGAAGAACACCCAAGAGCATGAACCGAATACGGCCAACCCCAGCTGCACATTCATCGGCTTCCTCTTGTCTTTCATGATCTCGCCACGAATCCACGAGTTTCCGGCCGGCAGGCGATTTGCTTGAGAAATGAACACCCGAACCGCATAGATCTCTGTCGATGATGAGCATACAATTTGCTCTGTCGCAGCGAGGAACCGCAGGCGCGACATGCAAAGAGACAACAACTGAATCCTAATGAACGAGCCGGCGTTCTGAATACCGTGCCAGAGTGTGGGGCCACATCGGCTGTGGTAGCATCGAAGTCAACCTTCTGGGAATGACTCACAGAGAATCAGCCACTTGCCCTCCCATGGGGTTTTCGCACTCGCAAACTCCAGCTTCTTTTTCCTTCACCCGTACATCACCGAGTCCAAGATGACAAGCACCGACAGGGCTGCGACCACACTCACAACTCTCCCGGAAGAGTTGTGCCTGGATATCGTCGAGCACCTGGACATGGCGTCTGTGTTTGCCCTTGTCCAAACCAACCGCTTCTTTCACAGACTGGCAGAACCCCACAATTTGACACAACCGTGGCTTCTAGACGACTTTCTGTGCGAGCAGCAATGGGCTGATAGGTGGTTTCGGGATGGATACGCTTGCTTCACTTGCAAGAAAGTCCTGGACGTATCACACTTTGACTTCTGCCAGACGGACGGCGATCGAGACAAAGAAGAAGGCATGGACGAGGAGCTGCGATTCTGCCTACCGTGCGGCGTTGGGCAAGGCGAATATCCACCTGGAAGGGAGATCTACCTAGGCCGTCGCGTGCGCTGGTTCTGTGCAGGATGCAAGAAACTCCGAGAGGGCAAGTACTGCACAACATGCAGGCTTTGCGAGACCTGTGTCCTGAAGCGTGGGGAGCATGGTTGCGAGGAGTGTGATAGAAAACCTCACGAGCGCATTGTGTGTGCAGGATGCAAGAAACTCCGAGGGGGCAAGTACTGCACGAGATGTGTACTTTGCGAGAACTGTGATCTGAAGCGTCGGAAGCATGGCTGCGAGGAGTGTGAAGGGAAACCTCACGATCCGCTTCACCGCTGGACGATCGATGATTGCCAAGGAGAAAAGGGGCATACAGTTGTTCAAACGCGGCATCCGCTGGAAGAATATTCGGACCTAGATCCCTGGCACTGGTGTAAATACATGGGGCTTTCAAGTCTTGCTAGGCTGGAGTTACAGATGGCAGAGTTGGAATTGGATGCGAAAGATGCGGCCGCTCGCACTGCGGCCCAGTGAGATAGCCTACACGACAACTGGTCAAGCGTACGTACCGCATTTCTCGATGTCTTCGGCTTTCGCATCCAGCACGGTTCTTCAAAAGAGCTTTTGAGAGTAGCGGTGCTGGGCCCCATCGTCCGAGTAAGCTACCATGGTAGTGGAACATAAGGAAATCACGATTCCGCTCTGGACCAACGACACTGGAGCTCTACGTAATCATTACGGTCTTCCCAAGAGCCCGTCGCCGTGTAGATCTAAACGGCTCCACTTGACCACACTGCCTATAAGTAGGTCGAAATTCTCCCGGCTCAGACGTGGTCTCTTCTTGATTTCTTACATTACCCACACCGACACGAGTAACGCAGATATGACCGACGATATACAGGCAGCACCATGCTTTTCGTCTCTCCCCGAGGAGCTTTCCGTCCAGATTATCGATCATCTAGACATGCCATCGACTATCGCACTTCACCAGACCAGCCGGCTTTTCCGCAGGTTGTCAGATCCCTATGACAATGCCTGGCAGCATCAACTGGCGGAATTCCTGCTGGAAGCTCAGAACTTCGATCGCTGGCGGCGAGATGGTTTCGCATGCTTCACCTGCCGGAAAGTGGTTCACAAGCGGCACTTTTCCATCAGTCAGACGAAGGGCAAACGTGGTAAAATGGCAATTCAGCAACAGAGTCGTTTTTGTGTACCATGTGGCATTTCGAAGAGCTTGTTCAGTCCTGGCAGCCAAGTGGTACAGGAAGCTGGCACGCGAATAGTCTGCCGGAGTTGCAGGAAGCTCCGTGGCGGCAGTTACTGCAGGCAGTGTATGCATTGCGAGGTCTGCAACCAACCATACCTGGGCCGTGGCGTTTACGACCCGCAGCCCTGGTCGGTCGACGACTGCAGAAATCATCATGGCCATGTGGTTGTGGACAGCGGGCTGCCGCTCGAGGCCACACTGGACACAAGCCTTCCCGATCTGCCTGATGTGTCGAGCTTAAATTTGGACGTGAATGGCGCTACAGACGTTTCAGATGCGGACGAGTCGGATGTCAGCTCAGATCACAGTCGACGGGACGCAAGCTCTTGTGAGATCGGACGAAAGACTGGAGATACGCGCTCGCTTGCAAGATCTGGACGTATCACAGCACCAACGATGTCTGTTACTGTCAAGGTCTGGATCCGCGAATCTACTTGACGCTGTTCTCGGATGCTGCCACAAGTTCCTCGTCCAATGCGGCGTGCTTGTCTCCTACCTGCGGGACGTGATCTCGCACGACTAGCCAAGTGGGAACGACCGCGAGCACTGTCGATGGTCAGCTGGAAATTTACGGACTGGTCCAAGATTTCTTGCACCCACCGAGCAATCCGGTGTTGATTCCCATTGGGACCCGGCCTCCTTTCCAGTTCTGGGTGTTGATACCGTATGAGATTGCCTGCGCAAAGCTTTCTTGACCTCTCAGGATGCCAGAGAAGCGAGCCATCTCGGAGATATTGTCAGTGCTAGTCGAGAGCAGATAGTATAGCCAGTTTTGCAAAGCTTGTTGGCTGAATTGCCACAAGATCACAACGAAGAAGCCTTTGACAAAGCCGGCATCGGCCCAGTCGTAGACAGGCTCGGTACGAGTGACTAAAGCATGGCAGTCAGTGACCGCAATGAGTACGTATAATCGAGAAGGACCTACACTGCTCTTGAACGACCCAGGCATAAGTCCATGCCACAACAtgaaggaagacgacgtaGAAGAAACCGTACTCGATCCTTCGCTTCACCGACAAGCCTTTGTAGTCCAGAAGGGTCGAAATGATTTGCGAGGAAACCAGAGCACCGAGGTAGCTGGTCAGCCCGATCAAGGCTCTGGCGCGCACACCGAAATAGTACACGGTGAAGTTGCCGTTGTACTGATTGAAGTACGCAGCCCAGAAGATCGGTAGCAGAAGGAGGATGTTCTTTCGCATGCAGACATTCTTGAGCGCCACAAATTCCGCTTTGAAGCTTTTCTCTGCGCGCACGATCACTTTGCTGCCGTCTGCACGCTGAACTTTCTCTGGCGGCGTGAGAAGCAGAGCTATGGGTGCCGCCAGACACTGCAGAGCAGTGAATACCAAATACGTCTGATACCCGAcctttcccttcttcttggcCTCGGCATCGTTGTTCAGTGCCAGTACGATGATACCTCCCAGAAGCGGCCCACTCGTGCGGAACCACAACCAGATGTTCATGTATCTCCCACGTTTGCTTGGCTCCGGATATCCGAGTGCGACGGTCCCTTCACTCGCCCAGAAGAGgccggcggagatgccgCAAGTCGCTGCTCCGACCAAGACCAGCCATTCGTTGCCAAATCGATTGTTGCAGTACAGGCCAGCACTGTAGATGGGGTACCCGATTGCTCCGATGAAGAGTGTCCAAGAGAGTCCGATACGATTCGCCACAGGTCCGCCAAAGAGACAAAGGAATCCCATCAGTCCAAACACTAGAgcgttggcggcgttgaCCAGGTATGGTGATTGTGCGCCGCCTGCACCCAGACTGTTCATGGCGTTCCAAAGGCCGGGAGCAAGAAATCCTACCCCACCGATCACGAAAGCATTGAAGAGGGTCGTTTTGTACCATGTCCGCTTGATCGGGCCCGGCTCGCTTGTTGGAAGCGACACCTCGGTAATCGACGCAGCTTTTGAGATGGGGACGGATTCGGCcatggcgaaggagacgaggcgTTGGAACAAAGTGTGAAGGTTTGGCCAACCCTGCTATGGGCGGGAGGCCTCTCCTATATCTTCTTCCGCTTCATCGATCAACGGCAGGGTTGGAGCAACTTGTTGCATACCAGTGTTGAAATTTCGCATAAAAGTGGACCTTGGAGTTGCGAATTCTGGAGTCGAAATGTCGCCATCAAATCCTTCGCGGTCACGGGTGAATCCACGGATCTACTTCGCGCAATGTCAAGCATCAAATCTGCGGCAAATGTCATTCCCGGCCGAGCATGCAAGATGAGAAGTGCTGAAGACATAAGATGCTCGAGGTTGAACGACATACGAGTTCACCCATTCCATTCTTGTCCATATGTAATCTATTCTGATCGTGCTATGCGTCAACGtcaacctcttccttcgcCTCTGCGTTTGACCAACTCGCACCCTTCTTCCGCGTCCGTCTAGTAACCAATCATCACATCGCGGTAGTCCTCCCTGCCAGTCTTCAACGGCTGATCCGTGGACCATGTACCATCggcgcctccaccacccggTGTCATACCAGCAGGAACTTCAGCGGAGAAGCAGCCTAGGAGGATCGCAATGATACTCACACCAAATGGCAAGCATTTCTCTCTGGCTTCGTTGACAAGCCCGGTTTTCGCAACGCAGGTGAACGGCTTGGTACCGAAAGGCATGAAGTTGTCGTTCCGGAAATTGGTGTCGTTGACTTTGTCCGCCCATCGGCTCGGGTTGAAGAACAGAGCGTCGTTGCCCCAAGCCGCCGCGCTCCGATGAAGGCCCTCGATGTCTGCGGCCGCCTCGAattcctcatcctcggcgaCCTTGAACGTGCGATAAATTCGTCGGGTTGGTGGATAGAGGCGGAGCGTCTCTTCAACTATCATGCACGTCGATACTTTGCCGTAATCTGTGTGGACTTTGTCCAGCTGAGCCAGAGTAGGATTGAGAGCGAAGTCTTCCAGCGCATGACGCCAGTTTGCACTGTCTCGCTCGTTCGCTCTGTACATCACCTCCAGGAAGCCGCGAAGTACGACTCGCCACAGTGTCTCGTAACCAGGCAGGATGAAATTGAGCGGATTGTGAGTGTCATCGAGACCATCCCATGTCGGCGCAATGGCTTTCAGGGCGCTCTTGAGTTTGGGTTGATTGGCGAACTCGGTCTCTTTCTCTAAGCCTTCTTTTGAGTCGAGCCACTGTCGGTTGATCTCTTTCGCGAGAGTTTGGAGCTCGCCGTCAACGTCAGAGCGGGAAGAATCGAACCCGCAGAGGGGTCCCAGAATCGACTTCATAGTGACGATCTGCATGAGATTGAACAGGTTGCTTTTGGCTTGAGTCTGGAGCGGGACAGAGTGCTTGACGACTTGTAGCACTGTTTGGCTGAGTTCCTTCCATTCCGGACCACGTAGGCGGATGAGGCGAGTCGCCTCCAATCTGAAAGTCGTACAGCGCTGCGGCTCGGCTGTGGTGAAGCAGTTGTTGATTCCAAAAGCATGGACCAGGCGTTTGTTCGGTTTTGCTCTGGACTCGAAGGGTGGGATCAGGTTCTTGAGCTGTGCTTCGCTTCCAGGTCGCTGAACGACTTTGGCTTGGATGATGTTCCGGCATCCTGCCGAGTCGGTGAGTTTGACTTTGTCTTGACGGAGGCTGAGCTGTAACCATGCCTGAATTCCGCGACAGATCCACACAACACCCTCCGAAGTCCTTGCAAACACCTGCCCGCTTGCACGGATGAAGAACTTAATGACTTGAATCATCGTAAAGTAGCGGAACGGAAGACCAGTGATCACGAGAATGGTGGGTGGGAAGCCTACTTTGGCGACGAGCTCCAGACATTTTGAAGCGCTTGTGATTGCTGCGTCGACAAAGATGGCGGCCTCGCGGCTTCTACGTCGTGTTTTCCTTCGCGCAAGCGAGACATGTGGATGTTCCTAGCGCTGCACCGATGCGTCTTTATGAAGCGCAAACGAGCAGGGAGTTCTTCGTACGCCGCGCGTGTTGCGGAAGTGCTCTATGTCGACGTTTCTAGAGTCGTGTCGATACGTCTCTGTCGAGCGGAAACGAGCCGGAAGTTCTTCGCACGCCGTCGTATTGTCCGTTCGGACAAGCATAGGTAATAAGGCGGGTCTAGCTCTTATCGTAAGACGCCTAAATTCGATCGAAGGAGGTAAAGAAGAGAAATAAATATAAAACCTATAGGCACTCCTAGGTTAGGCTTAGGCTTTTACGCGGGGTAGCGTTAGCTAACTAGTAGCGCCGTTATATTAAGCTCGTACGGCGCTACTAATTAGCTAGAATCTATAACTACGATAACGATAATAATTATACTACGTACCTACCTATTAGGATTACCTCTTAATAAGATAGGGGGAGACTAAAGTAGAGAAGTATTAAATAAGGGTTTTAGAAGGTAATAACTTAATTTATTAAAGGAGGAAATAGAGGAGAAGAGCCTTctctactatatatatagctactactaggtTCTATTCCTCTATCCTTTACCTCTCCTTAGATATAGGATCTTTTATCTCTTTATAGCCtattaatccttagtattaGATATTAAGAGGTAAGCTAGATCTAACTACCTTAATCCGTATATTATTATATTCTTTAAAGCTAGGATAGCCTAGCTTAAGGGAGATAAGGCTAGACTATACTTATATAAGGAGGTCCTTATATTACCCCTCTTCCTCTAGTataactaaccttagttatatatatatatatataaattTCTAGTAGTATTTAGCTATAAGCTTAATttactaactattagtattACTAGGCTAGCTAATCGGTATCCTAATATAAGAAGTATAAAGATATCGTAGTATATAGAATACTAACTAATCGTCCGACTAGTAATAAAACTAAttcttactattattacgaGGTATCTATATACTTCCTAATATACgagtatatattatatacgcGGCTAATAGGCTACGTACCCTTAGCTATCGCCTTACGCTAAGCCTTAGCTTAACTTTACGTCTAAACCCTAAGTATATTATTTAGTTTCTCTAATAATTATCTCCCTTCTTAAAGGAGACGTCTCGGCTCCTACGCGTAATATATATTTAGTATACCGAGTagtagtaatactattatcgtTCCGCTAGGTAGATTTCCTTTAGTTATCTACTTATAGTATTTATATTATAACTAGCTTTATTAACTTATTACGCTCTAGCTACGCGTTACTAGTAAATTATTTATAGCCTATACTTAGGGGTTTATTATACTtatttatataggctagtctatCTTTATACCTAATCTAAACCGAAGCCCTATCTAAGCTCTTACTACCGAC containing:
- the CYP-68 gene encoding putative P450 monooxygenase (P450 with unknown function. This model has low similarity with known or predicted p450s. No significant matches with characterized p450s.), with translation MIQVIKFFIRASGQVFARTSEGVVWICRGIQAWLQLSLRQDKVKLTDSAGCRNIIQAKVVQRPGSEAQLKNLIPPFESRAKPNKRLVHAFGINNCFTTAEPQRCTTFRLEATRLIRLRGPEWKELSQTVLQVVKHSVPLQTQAKSNLFNLMQIVTMKSILGPLCGFDSSRSDVDGELQTLAKEINRQWLDSKEGLEKETEFANQPKLKSALKAIAPTWDGLDDTHNPLNFILPGYETLWRVVLRGFLEVMYRANERDSANWRHALEDFALNPTLAQLDKVHTDYGKVSTCMIVEETLRLYPPTRRIYRTFKVAEDEEFEAAADIEGLHRSAAAWGNDALFFNPSRWADKVNDTNFRNDNFMPFGTKPFTCVAKTGLVNEAREKCLPFGVSIIAILLGCFSAEVPAGMTPGGGGADGTWSTDQPLKTGREDYRDVMIGY